The nucleotide sequence TCTGCTATGGCAGTTGCGGTCGAGTTGCCCAAGAATGATATTTCTGTTCCTGGTGGAGGGAATCCTCAGGTAATATCAGAGCCTGGATATCAGAATCAATCTTCTTCTATGGTGTCAAATTTTGAGTGTGAAAATCCTGTTAGGAACAACGAAACATTGCATCAGATTGATACCTCAACTGATGTAAAAGAATCAGGTGCTGATGGAGGAGCAACAGAAGATCAAGATCCAAAGCCAGCATCTGAACCTATCATCTTTCTTCCAACAATTGAAACTCAAACTGCACAGCAGACTACTATGCCTTCCCAGCTGAATGAGCCGATTCGTgatgagatgaataaaacatCAGAGATTGAACTCAACAAAAGCCCTGCTGAATCCATGCCATCTGAACAGGTTCACAGCTTCATGGAGAAGCAGGCCTCGCCGAAAACCGAAGGACTACAAGATATGGTGGGAAAGCTTGCTACTACTGAGATGTTGAGCTTAATAGACTCCTCAAATTCAAATGGAAAATCAAACACAGGTGTTGGAAATGGTATTGATATGGTTGGACTTGGATCAAACCATGCCCCTGACAGCAGCCAACCAAAATCCATGGTATCTGAAGAGATCAAGACTTCATCTGAAGGATGTGCTTTTGATGCCATTGGTAAGGTGGACGTGAATCAGCCTACTTAGTTAATGCAAAGGAAAGGATGGAGAAGGTGGTA is from Arachis ipaensis cultivar K30076 chromosome B01, Araip1.1, whole genome shotgun sequence and encodes:
- the LOC110263208 gene encoding uncharacterized protein LOC110263208; the protein is MNQQNQASGYPSSVPMKRKRGRPRKEESAVQGEIMPAMPPSENVMNSSQVCAGITANDHSDAMVGKVVTGVIEGSFSAGYLLNVKVADSDSQLRGLVFLPGQVVPITAQNDVAPQVRMIQRKEIPIPIPVLNPQTLTNDYVPLPPQTLTDDYIPSPAQCSKQPSEEEAELHLPNPQVLPIENPLSLENQSASAMAVAVELPKNDISVPGGGNPQVISEPGYQNQSSSMVSNFECENPVRNNETLHQIDTSTDVKESGADGGATEDQDPKPASEPIIFLPTIETQTAQQTTMPSQLNEPIRDEMNKTSEIELNKSPAESMPSEQVHSFMEKQASPKTEGLQDMVGKLATTEMLSLIDSSNSNGKSNTGVGNGIDMVGLGSNHAPDSSQPKSMVSEEIKTSSEGCAFDAIGKVDVNQPT